A stretch of DNA from Nicotiana tabacum cultivar K326 unplaced genomic scaffold, ASM71507v2 Un00006, whole genome shotgun sequence:
CTCTTCAATAGCGGGCTTTAGGCATTCTTTCGGCTGTGAAAGTAGGTTGCAATGCATTGGGTAGAAGCTGAAGAAAGTAGTTAAGGACATGCTTTTTTGGCTCGCCTAAAATGATTCCATTTCTCTAAGACATAACATGTTGAAGTTTCTACATATGACAATTTAGTTGCTGCTGTGACTTCTTTTTCTGCCTTAGTGTTCTTTTCTTTTATAACGGTATTTGTTGCATTAGTATCGTTGATATATCAGTATCATCTTTTGTATCCTTCTTACTAAGGCTATAGAGATGATTTTATTTCAACGCTCCTGTCTCCTTGCTCTTTGTTTGAATGGAAATATGAATACCATAGGTGTCCGGTTGTCTTTCACTTATGTTGTGATTCTCGCCTATGAAATTTCAGCATCATTGCCGGAGGTGCGGGGGCATTTTTTGCAATAGTTGTACCCAGCAGAGAATGGTGTTACGCGGACAAGGTGACTCACCGGTGCGTATATGTGAACCCTGCAAAAGATTAGAAGAAGCTGCACGTTTTGAAATGCGATATGGGCATAAAAATAGAGCGAAAGGAGGTACCGTATAAATAACTGGTTATGCTTACATTCATAGTTACTGTGCTGGAACCTTAATTGcatagtacaaatagaaagaaatgaGTACTACTTGTTTTAAAATGCAAGTGTTTTCTCTCACAGGGAGCTCAAGACTTTCATCAAAGAGTGAGGATGAAGCTTTAAATCAGCTTCTGGGAAAAGAAACGGCCTCAGATGTTTTTCCCCTTGATCAACAGTCAGCAAGCACTGCGTCTGGTTCAAATGTTCTAGATTATTCTAGTAAAGATGAGGCTGGAAACAGAAGCGTTAATCAGACTGAGCAGCAGGCTGAAATGGAATCCACTACGCCTGAAGAATTACGTCAGCAAGCGAtggaagaaaaaaagaattaCCGAACCCTAAAGGCTTCAGGTAAGCCTGAAGAAGCGCTAAGGGCTTTTAAGAGGGGTAAAGAACTTGAAAGGCAGGCTGCTGCTTTGGAGATTTCTCTAAGGAAAAATCGTAAAAGGGCATTATCTTCCAGTAATGTCGCTGAGATCCAGCAAGATGCTGATGACCGCGAAGCGTCTGGTAGGAAAAATAAGCTCTCTCCTCAAATTACCAAAGAGAAGGATGATCTTGCTTCTGAACTCAGAGAACTGGGATGGTCAGATATGGATCTTCATACTGCTGACAAAAGGCCAGCAACCATGAGCCTTGAGGGTGAACTTTCTGCGCTCCTTGGAGAAGTTTCTGGAAAGACCAATCCTGGAAAGAAAACTCATGGAATTGACAAGTCACAGGTCATTGCTCATAAGAAAAAAGCACTCGAGTTGAAGCGGGAAGGGAAACTTGCTGAAGCCaaagaagaattgaagaaggctAAAATTCTTGAAAAGCAAATAGAAGAGCAGGAACTGTTGGGTGGTGATGAAGAGTCTGATGATGAGCTTTCTTCTTTAATACGTGGCCTGGATTCTGATAAATTTGATGATATATCTACTGGATATAAACCAGATTCTAGTTATGATTTTGACAACCTTCTGGGAATTGCTGATGATCTTGGTACACATGGTAGTTTTGAAGTAACTGATGATGACATGTATGACCCAGAAATAGCAGCTGCCTTGAAATCAATGGGCTGGACTGAAGATGCCGCTGAATCTGAGGTTTCAGAAAAGCAATTCCAGCCTGTTGATGGGGAAGTGTTACTAAGTGAAATTCAGTCACTGAAAAGAGAAGCCCTTAGCCAGAAAAGGGCTGGTAATACTAAGGAGGCAATGGAACTTCTAAAGAGGGCAAAAACACTGGAGAGCGAGCTTGACAGTTCTGCTTCTCGGGAGACTAACATGAAGGTACAGCAACCTGGGGCAATCCAGAAGGAACTTTCTCCTTCAGTTGAAGAACAACTAAATAATGGTGAACAGGATGTTAGAAAGTACATTGAAAGGAAGGACAAGGAGCACAAAGTAGCACCAAAGAGTAGATCAGTGATCCAGAGAGAGCTTCTTAGTATTAAAAAGAAGGCTCTTGCTTTAAGAAGGGAAGGAAGGTTAGATGAGGCTGAAGAAGAATTGAATAAAGGCAAGATTCTTGAGAAGCAAATTGAAGATATTGATAATCCA
This window harbors:
- the LOC107794876 gene encoding uncharacterized protein LOC107794876 isoform X1; this encodes MLEKIGLPSKPSLRGSNWVVDASHCQGCSSQFTFLNRKHHCRRCGGIFCNSCTQQRMVLRGQGDSPVRICEPCKRLEEAARFEMRYGHKNRAKGGSSRLSSKSEDEALNQLLGKETASDVFPLDQQSASTASGSNVLDYSSKDEAGNRSVNQTEQQAEMESTTPEELRQQAMEEKKNYRTLKASGKPEEALRAFKRGKELERQAAALEISLRKNRKRALSSSNVAEIQQDADDREASGRKNKLSPQITKEKDDLASELRELGWSDMDLHTADKRPATMSLEGELSALLGEVSGKTNPGKKTHGIDKSQVIAHKKKALELKREGKLAEAKEELKKAKILEKQIEEQELLGGDEESDDELSSLIRGLDSDKFDDISTGYKPDSSYDFDNLLGIADDLGTHGSFEVTDDDMYDPEIAAALKSMGWTEDAAESEVSEKQFQPVDGEVLLSEIQSLKREALSQKRAGNTKEAMELLKRAKTLESELDSSASRETNMKVQQPGAIQKELSPSVEEQLNNGEQDVRKYIERKDKEHKVAPKSRSVIQRELLSIKKKALALRREGRLDEAEEELNKGKILEKQIEDIDNPPKSVEPIAGNKLDESVADIDAGDEEAEVTDQDLHDPTYLSLLNNLGWQDDEKANVPSSSFQGKNNVSHLSDSLTKEATSNIQARASNKSKGEIQRELLGLKRKALTLRRQGEAEEAEEVLKAAKLLEEQLAEIEESMSNRVPTESDEQKELKAIGSSLENPQFTPSGSQKSPIEDMASKVTRTPEKPEEVAQSDEKPCISESKSAQELNSQLDQNSLPQDILARKRKAVALKREGKVAEAKEELRQAKLLEKRLEEEKTLDTSSSTVSAGPTTLHVGQKEVSPNKVPNVSQVGQKEVSPSSGPKPLSGRDRFKLQQESLSHKRQALKLRREGRTEEADAEFELAKAIESQLEEVSSQDTMRSSDPTANLAEDVSVEDFLDPQLFSALKAIGIADTTIVSRGPERQETKKHITVNTDKTGTIASQILERPEPKLSEAGVSDESSNERKHLEERIKAEKLKALNLKRSGKQAEALDVLRQAKMFEKKLNALSS
- the LOC107794876 gene encoding uncharacterized protein LOC107794876 isoform X2; this encodes MVLRGQGDSPVRICEPCKRLEEAARFEMRYGHKNRAKGGSSRLSSKSEDEALNQLLGKETASDVFPLDQQSASTASGSNVLDYSSKDEAGNRSVNQTEQQAEMESTTPEELRQQAMEEKKNYRTLKASGKPEEALRAFKRGKELERQAAALEISLRKNRKRALSSSNVAEIQQDADDREASGRKNKLSPQITKEKDDLASELRELGWSDMDLHTADKRPATMSLEGELSALLGEVSGKTNPGKKTHGIDKSQVIAHKKKALELKREGKLAEAKEELKKAKILEKQIEEQELLGGDEESDDELSSLIRGLDSDKFDDISTGYKPDSSYDFDNLLGIADDLGTHGSFEVTDDDMYDPEIAAALKSMGWTEDAAESEVSEKQFQPVDGEVLLSEIQSLKREALSQKRAGNTKEAMELLKRAKTLESELDSSASRETNMKVQQPGAIQKELSPSVEEQLNNGEQDVRKYIERKDKEHKVAPKSRSVIQRELLSIKKKALALRREGRLDEAEEELNKGKILEKQIEDIDNPPKSVEPIAGNKLDESVADIDAGDEEAEVTDQDLHDPTYLSLLNNLGWQDDEKANVPSSSFQGKNNVSHLSDSLTKEATSNIQARASNKSKGEIQRELLGLKRKALTLRRQGEAEEAEEVLKAAKLLEEQLAEIEESMSNRVPTESDEQKELKAIGSSLENPQFTPSGSQKSPIEDMASKVTRTPEKPEEVAQSDEKPCISESKSAQELNSQLDQNSLPQDILARKRKAVALKREGKVAEAKEELRQAKLLEKRLEEEKTLDTSSSTVSAGPTTLHVGQKEVSPNKVPNVSQVGQKEVSPSSGPKPLSGRDRFKLQQESLSHKRQALKLRREGRTEEADAEFELAKAIESQLEEVSSQDTMRSSDPTANLAEDVSVEDFLDPQLFSALKAIGIADTTIVSRGPERQETKKHITVNTDKTGTIASQILERPEPKLSEAGVSDESSNERKHLEERIKAEKLKALNLKRSGKQAEALDVLRQAKMFEKKLNALSS